In Galactobacillus timonensis, the genomic window AGCCCTGATTTGATGATGATTGACACTCCCACAGCTAAAGCACGTGGGATTCTTGAGAAGTCTGATTGCTTACGCAATCCTTATTCTCAAAGGGCTTGCCAACAGCCCTCTACACAGTCCCTCAAAGCTGAGGTTCTGTTTACCTTTCTTTGCAATGTTGCACGCTCCGTTGATGTCTGCGTTAACGAGCGTGTTTTCTTTGGTACTGTACAATCCCCGTTTGATGCGTTTGCCTGAGAATGTACCGGCATACGGATGTTTTGTGTCGTACACCGGAATCGCGTCACCGTCTAAGAACGATGCCTTTGACGTGTAAGATTCTTCCGTTTCGATGTATGCAATGCCATATCGTTCGCACAGCGTTTTCAGATACGTGCGAAGCTGGTTAAACGGGATCTGAACAAACTTCTGATTATTCGCTTTGCCCATATTGACCGACTGTTTCTGGTCAACGCTGTGTCCGACAATGAGCGTGCCGATATCATTGGCAATGCAGTAATCAACGATATGGCGTGCAGCCTTGTGCATGTAGTCTGTCACCTGCCGGTTACGCTTGTCTGTGATGCGGCTCATACGGGCTGTAAAGCCTTTGATATTCTGATGGTCTTTGATCGATGCGTAGTGTGCAATCTGCCTGTTGTACCACTGGTTGATTGATTTGAGCTTACGTCCGTCAACGATGAAGGACGTCCCTGTGGTTGTTACACACGACGCAAGATTATCGAGCCCGACATCAATGGCTAATACATTGTCCGCATTCAGATTCTGCGGCTCTTCTTCCTGTTCGTAGCAGTACTGAATCTTCAGTGCCTTGCCGTTCAGAACGGGCACGATGCGTACTTCAGCGATGTGCCTGCCTGAAATTCTTTCAGGTACCGGAATACGTATGGAATCCAGATCCGGATGCTGCTTTGAAAACGTACGACTCATCGGAACGATCAGATTGCCGTTTCTGATGTTGATTGCGTTCGTTGACAATACCAGCAGATACTTTCCGCCTTTCGTGCGGTAGTGTGGAATGCGCACTTTCTTGTCGTAGCTGCCGGACTTCTTCTTATTAAGCAGCGCAAAGAAAGACCGGAAGGCATGATCGCACGTCCGCAGGATCTGCTGAGAAATGCCGGCCTGCAGCAGCTTGTAATTATCATTATCTTTGCAAAGATGGTAGTTCTCTTCATACCGCAGATACTTGTTCGTCGCAAAGAAATACTGACGGATCTGATACAGTCCAACGTTGTACAGATTGTTGGCATACGAGCACATCTCAAGGATCGCTTCGTACTGGTCCTTCGGCAGATGCCGAATGTAGTTTGTCTGCGTCAGATACATGACTTCACCTCCTTTCCGCTTAAATTATACGGTAACAGTGGCCTTTCATTCCAATGCTGAAGCACATGGGTTTTTCCGGCCGTTTTTTATAAAGAAAACGGCCCTTCCTGCTGTCAGGAAGGGTCGTTTTGGTCCGGATCATCTTCGATGTCATGCTGTAACATGTACTCATTGATTCGGGAGTTGTAGTATTCGCTCTTCTTCTTGCGAATGATGCGGTCGCGGTCCTCCAGAATTGCCAGCGCCTCATCGACGATGTCTTCGATGGAGGGGTTCTTTGCCTGATAGAGATAGCCGTTGAGGCGGTGGATGGTGTAGTCGGTCTGCAGCAGTTTAATGAGCTCTGCTGCAAACTGTTCCGGATAGCCCATGCGTGCAAGGCTGCGGATGAGTCGCTCACGTTCATTCATAGGAAGTCCGTTTCCCTGAGCTTTTCTACGACCGCTCTGTCTGCCGGCAGCCAGTCGACGCTGTCGATATTCTCTCTGTTCAGCCAGCGTGCATCTTCCGCTTCCAGCAGCTTCAGATGGCCGTCGATGAGACGGCAGATCCAGCACTCCATCGATAGATGAAAGCCGGGATAGTCCATCTCAACTGTTGTCAGAAGCCGGAGGGGTTCCACGGTTGATGCGAGCTCCTCTTTGATTTCGCGAACCACAGCAGTATCTCCGGTTTCGTTTTTCTCAATCTTTCCGCCCGGAAATTCCCAGCCGTCCTTGAAGTCGCCATAGCCGCGCTGCGTCGCAAATACCTGCCGGTCATGGATGATGATGGCGGTTGCTACGCGGACTGTCTTTCTGTTTTCGCTCATAGGGCTATCATAGCATTGCGTCTGCTGCATCGTTGTTCAGCATGAGCAGGAACGCAATCACAAGCAATCCGCTGCAGATCCAGATCATCGCATGATTTAAAGATGCCGCAAGACAGCTTCCAAGTCCCGCACCAAGCGCAAAGGTAACGATGACGCCGAAGTAGTGTCCGCACTGGATCAGCTTTTCATGTTCATGGGTGCGCAGATAGATGGACAGCGCCTCCATGCCTGCACGCAGATTGCCGATGCACATGGTGCTGGCATAGCCGTAGCCGGATATTTTCCGGAAAGCTTCCACCTGCATCGCACAGCAGAAGGAAGTCAGGGCATTTGCCGCAAGATCTG contains:
- a CDS encoding RNA-guided endonuclease InsQ/TnpB family protein, translated to MYLTQTNYIRHLPKDQYEAILEMCSYANNLYNVGLYQIRQYFFATNKYLRYEENYHLCKDNDNYKLLQAGISQQILRTCDHAFRSFFALLNKKKSGSYDKKVRIPHYRTKGGKYLLVLSTNAINIRNGNLIVPMSRTFSKQHPDLDSIRIPVPERISGRHIAEVRIVPVLNGKALKIQYCYEQEEEPQNLNADNVLAIDVGLDNLASCVTTTGTSFIVDGRKLKSINQWYNRQIAHYASIKDHQNIKGFTARMSRITDKRNRQVTDYMHKAARHIVDYCIANDIGTLIVGHSVDQKQSVNMGKANNQKFVQIPFNQLRTYLKTLCERYGIAYIETEESYTSKASFLDGDAIPVYDTKHPYAGTFSGKRIKRGLYSTKENTLVNADINGACNIAKKGKQNLSFEGLCRGLLASPLRIRIA
- a CDS encoding (deoxy)nucleoside triphosphate pyrophosphohydrolase, yielding MSENRKTVRVATAIIIHDRQVFATQRGYGDFKDGWEFPGGKIEKNETGDTAVVREIKEELASTVEPLRLLTTVEMDYPGFHLSMECWICRLIDGHLKLLEAEDARWLNRENIDSVDWLPADRAVVEKLRETDFL